The DNA window GTTGCCTACATCGACTCGACGGGCATCGGCGTGCTCGTGGGCGCCGCCACCCGCAGTGCCGAGGCGGGCGTGGCGTTTGCCGTCGCCAACCCGCAGCCCAACGTCAGGCGCGTGCTCGGTCTTCTGGGCGTCGAGGGGCAACTGAACATCACCGACTAGTGAAACCGTCGCGCCAGGTGATGCGCCTGGCGCGCGACGCCCAAGGAGGCATTCGTGTTCGGCATCGGAGACCAAGAGCTCGTACTCATTCTTTTGTTTGCATTCCTGCTGTTCGGCCCGGACAAGCTCCCGGGCATGGGCCGCACCATCGGCCGTGCGCTGCGTCAGTTCCGCACGGCGTCCGAGGGCGTGACGAAGGTCGTGCAGTCAGAGATCATCGACCCCATCCAGAACGCCGCGGACACGCCCGCCGGCAAGGCTGCCGCCAAGGCGCAGGAGGAGGACGCCGACCTCACGGAGGAGGAGGTGGCCGCCGCCAAGCCCGCCGAGACGTTCGCCGAGCGCCGCGCTCGCCTCGCCGCCGAGAAGGCCGCGTCCGAGAAGGCCAAGGACGCCAAGCCCGCCGCGGAGGCCGCGGCCAACCCCGACTCCGACGAGGACGCCGGCGCCGCCCCCGAGGAGGCTGGCGAGCCGCAGGAGGCCCCCAAGCCCGAGCCCGCCCCTGTATGGCCTCGATGACGAAGATGACGATGACGAGGAGGACGCGTAATGCCCGTCGGACCCGCAAGAATGCCGCTGCTCGATCACCTGAGCGAACTGAGGCGGCGCCTCACCATCATCGTCATGTGCGTCCTCGTGACCACGCTCGTCATCTACATGGCCTCGCCGACGCTCATCCAGCTGCTCATCGACCCAATCAGGCAGTTCATGCCCGACGGCGGCCAGCTCTACGTCACCACGGCGCTCGGCGGCTTCACGCTGAGGTTCAAGGTGTCGGCGTTCTTCGCCGTCATCGTGTGCTGCCCCATCATCATCTTCCAGGTGCTTGGCTTCTTCATGCCGGCCCTGAAGCCCAGCGAGCAGAAGTGGGTCGCGCCTACGGTGGGCGCCCTCGTCTTCCTGTTCTTCTTTGGCATGCTCTTCTGCTACTTCGTCATCCTGCAGGCGACGTTTGGCTGGATGCTCGAGCAGACGAACGACTTCGCCGCGGTCTTTGCCAACGCCGAGGACTACATCAACATCATCACGCTGCTGGAGCTCGGCTTCGGCGCGTCGTTCGAACTGCCTCTCATCATCTTCTACCTGCTCGTGTTCCACCTCGTGCCGTACAAGACGATGCGCGAGCAGTGGCGCTACATCTACGTGGGCATGCTCATCGCGAGCGCCGTCGTGACGCCCGACGCGAGCCCCATCACCATGTTCCTGATGTTCGCCGCCGTCATCGTCCTGTACGAGGCCTCCCTGTTCGTCGCGCGCCGTGTGCTCATTGCCCGAGACGGCAAGGAGTCGCTCAAGTGGACGCGCGAGGAGTACTCGGAGCACAAGTTCAACGAGGAATAACCCATGAAGCTCGTCATCACCGAGAAGAACGACGCAGCCGAGAAGATCGCCGCGCTGCTGTCCGAGGCCGGGAAGCCCAAGAAGGACAAGGTCTACGACACGCCCGTCTATCGCTTCACGCGCGACGGTGAGGAGTGGGTGACGATCGGTCTGCGCGGCCACATCCTCGCCCCCGACTTCCCGACGGAGCTCAAGTTCAACGACAGGCAGGGATGGTTCGCCGTCTCCGAGGAGGGGGAGGTCCTTCCGGCCGACGTGCCGGACGGCCTGCCCCGCCCTCCGTTCAAGAAGAAGAAGCCGTTCCTCGAGGACGGCGTCGACATCAAGGGCTGGAAGGTTCCGAGCCTGCCCTACCTCGTGTGGGCGCCCGTCGAGAAGCTTCCCGCTGAGAAGGGCATCATCCGCTCGCTCAAGAACCTCGCCAAGAAGGCCGACTCCGTCGTCATCGGCACGGACTTCGACCGCGAGGGCGAGCTCATCGGCTCGGACGCGCTGGCCCAGGTGCTCGAGGTGAACCCTGACGTCCCGGTGTCTCGCGCCCGCTACTCCGCCTACACCCGCGGTGAGATCGAGCATGCGTTCGCGAACCTCGTCGACCTCGACCAGAACCTGGCAGACGCTGGCGAGAGCCGCCAGTACATCGACCTCATCTGGGGCGCGGCCCTCACGCGTTACCTCACGATGGCGCGCTTCGGCGGCTTTGGCAACGTGCGCAGCGCCGGCCGCGTGCAGACCCCCACGCTCGCCCTCGTCGTCGAGCGCGAGCGCGAGCGCATGGCCTTCGTGCCCGAGGACTACTGGATCATCAACGGCCGCGCCTCCGAGCAGGGCGCCGACGAGGACTCCTCGTTCAAGATCTCCCACGCCAAGGGCCGCTTCTCGGTCGAGGACGAGGCAAACGAGGCCTTCTCCCACGTCAAGGACGCGGCGCAGGGCACCGTGACCTCGGTGACGAAGCGCTCGCGCACCCAGCGCCCGCCCGCGCCGTTCAATACGACGAGCCTGCAGGCCGCTGCCGCCGCCGAGGGCCTCTCGCCCGCGCGCACGATGCGCCTGGCCGAGAGCCTCTACATGGACGGCCTCATCTCCTACCCGCGCGTGGACAACACGGTCTACCCGCCCTCCCTTGACCTGCGCGCCACGGCAAAGATGCTCGCGGGCGTGCCGCAGTACGCCCCCTACGTGGCCAAGCTCACGGCGGCGCCTGAGCTGCACGCCACGCGCGGCAAGCAGTTCGACACGGACCACCCACCCATCTACCCCACGGGCGTGGGCGACCCCTCCAAGCTGCAGCCCGCCGAGTGGAAGCTGTACAACCTCATCGCGCGGCGCTTCCTCGCCACGCTGTCCGACCCCGCGACCATCGAGGGCACCAAGCTTGCCATCGACGTTGCCGGCGAGCCGTTCGTGGCGTCCGGAGACGTGCTCAAGGTCCCGGGATTCCGTGCCATCTACCCGTTTGGCCTCAAGCGAGACGAGCAGCTCCCGGCACTAGCCGAGGGAGACGTCGTGGACGTGCGCGACCTTGCGCTCGAGGCGAAGCAGACCGAGCCGCCCGCGCGCTATAGCCAGGGCAAGCTCATCCAAGAGATGGAGAAGCGCGGGCTTGGCACCAAGTCGACGCGCGCGAGCATCATCGAGCGCCTCTACACGGTGAAGTACCTCAAGAACGACCCGGTGGAGCCCAGCCAGCTTGGCATGGCCATCATCGACGCGCTGCACACCTATGCCCCGCGCATCACGACGCCCGACATGACGAGTGAGCTCGAGCAGGACATGACGAAGGTGGCCGAGGGCACCGACACGCAGGACCAGGTGGTCTACCACTCGCGTGCCCTTCTCGCTGGCATGCTTGATGCGCTCATCGAGCACAAGGACGACCTTGGCGAGGCCATCGCCGACGCCGTCACGGCCGACGCGCGCGTGGGCGCCTGCCCCAAGTGCGGCCGTGACCTCGTCATCAAGTCGAGCGCCAAGACGCGTGGCAGCTTCGTGGGCTGCATGGGCTGGCCCGACTGCGACGTCACCTACCCGCTGCCGAGCGGCGTGCGCTACGAGGCCATCGAGGGCGAGGCAGGCGTGTGCCCGGAGTGCGGAGCCCCGCGCATCAAGTGCAAGCCGTTCCGCGCCAAGGCCTACGAGATGTGCATCAACCCCAAGTGCCCCACCAACTATGAGCCCGACCTCAAGGTGGGCGAGTGCAAGGTGTGCGCCGAGGCGGGACGTCACGGAGACCTCATCGCCCACAAGAGCGAGCGCTCGGGCAAGCGCTTCATCCGCTGCACGAACTACGACGAGTGCGGCGTGAGCTACCCCCTGCCCGCCCGCGGCAAGCTCACGGCCACCGACGAGACGTGCCCGGAGTGCGGCGCGCCCATGATCGTCGTGGAGACGGCGCGCGGCCCGTGGAAGAAGTGCGTGAACATGGACTGCCCCACGAACGAGCGCAAGACGCCCGCCCGCGGGCGTGGCCGTGCCGCGGCCGGGAAGGCCGCCACGAAGAAGGCGGCTGCCAAGAAGCCCGCCGCAAAGAAGACGACCTCCAAGCGCTCGAGCACGAAGAAGGGCTCGA is part of the Parolsenella massiliensis genome and encodes:
- a CDS encoding DNA topoisomerase I; the protein is MKLVITEKNDAAEKIAALLSEAGKPKKDKVYDTPVYRFTRDGEEWVTIGLRGHILAPDFPTELKFNDRQGWFAVSEEGEVLPADVPDGLPRPPFKKKKPFLEDGVDIKGWKVPSLPYLVWAPVEKLPAEKGIIRSLKNLAKKADSVVIGTDFDREGELIGSDALAQVLEVNPDVPVSRARYSAYTRGEIEHAFANLVDLDQNLADAGESRQYIDLIWGAALTRYLTMARFGGFGNVRSAGRVQTPTLALVVERERERMAFVPEDYWIINGRASEQGADEDSSFKISHAKGRFSVEDEANEAFSHVKDAAQGTVTSVTKRSRTQRPPAPFNTTSLQAAAAAEGLSPARTMRLAESLYMDGLISYPRVDNTVYPPSLDLRATAKMLAGVPQYAPYVAKLTAAPELHATRGKQFDTDHPPIYPTGVGDPSKLQPAEWKLYNLIARRFLATLSDPATIEGTKLAIDVAGEPFVASGDVLKVPGFRAIYPFGLKRDEQLPALAEGDVVDVRDLALEAKQTEPPARYSQGKLIQEMEKRGLGTKSTRASIIERLYTVKYLKNDPVEPSQLGMAIIDALHTYAPRITTPDMTSELEQDMTKVAEGTDTQDQVVYHSRALLAGMLDALIEHKDDLGEAIADAVTADARVGACPKCGRDLVIKSSAKTRGSFVGCMGWPDCDVTYPLPSGVRYEAIEGEAGVCPECGAPRIKCKPFRAKAYEMCINPKCPTNYEPDLKVGECKVCAEAGRHGDLIAHKSERSGKRFIRCTNYDECGVSYPLPARGKLTATDETCPECGAPMIVVETARGPWKKCVNMDCPTNERKTPARGRGRAAAGKAATKKAAAKKPAAKKTTSKRSSTKKGSSEASE
- a CDS encoding twin-arginine translocase TatA/TatE family subunit — encoded protein: MFGIGDQELVLILLFAFLLFGPDKLPGMGRTIGRALRQFRTASEGVTKVVQSEIIDPIQNAADTPAGKAAAKAQEEDADLTEEEVAAAKPAETFAERRARLAAEKAASEKAKDAKPAAEAAANPDSDEDAGAAPEEAGEPQEAPKPEPAPVWPR
- the tatC gene encoding twin-arginine translocase subunit TatC; protein product: MPVGPARMPLLDHLSELRRRLTIIVMCVLVTTLVIYMASPTLIQLLIDPIRQFMPDGGQLYVTTALGGFTLRFKVSAFFAVIVCCPIIIFQVLGFFMPALKPSEQKWVAPTVGALVFLFFFGMLFCYFVILQATFGWMLEQTNDFAAVFANAEDYINIITLLELGFGASFELPLIIFYLLVFHLVPYKTMREQWRYIYVGMLIASAVVTPDASPITMFLMFAAVIVLYEASLFVARRVLIARDGKESLKWTREEYSEHKFNEE
- a CDS encoding STAS domain-containing protein, which encodes MDLSIKTTNDGGTTLVSVVGEVDVSNASELREALDAALAQEPAGITADLAQVAYIDSTGIGVLVGAATRSAEAGVAFAVANPQPNVRRVLGLLGVEGQLNITD